Proteins from one Erythrolamprus reginae isolate rEryReg1 chromosome 6, rEryReg1.hap1, whole genome shotgun sequence genomic window:
- the PTHLH gene encoding parathyroid hormone-related protein encodes MSPRHFFQHWSFVVFLLSYCLPSSGRSLEGHGHGRRFKRTVAEYQLLHDKGKSMQDTRRRHFLQNLIEGVNTAEIRGVPEVSPNPKLVVVPAKSYTLRFGIDDEGKNLTQETNKTQPYKEQPLKTPGKKKKGKPGKRKDQEKKKRRIRSAWLSLKGSGSGMDILGVAPIKTRRR; translated from the exons ATGTCCCccagacatttcttccaacattgGAGCTTCGTGGTCTTCTTGCTGAGTTACTGCCTGCCGTCCTCCGGCCGATCCCTGGAAGGCCACGGGCACGGACGCCGATT CAAAAGGACAGTCGCCGAATACCAACTCCTGCACGACAAAGGGAAGTCCATGCAAGACACCCGAAGGCGTCACTTCCTGCAGAACCTCATCGAAGGGGTGAACACGGCTGAGATTCGAGGCGTCCCAGAAGTGTCGCCCAACCCGAAACTCGTCGTGGTTCCAGCCAAAAGCTACACTCTCCGTTTTGGCATTGATGATGAAGGCAAAAACCTGACCCAGGAGACCAACAAGACCCAGCCGTACAAGGAGCAGCCCCTGAAGACCcccgggaagaagaaaaaaggaaagcccGGGAAACGCAAGGaccaggagaagaagaagaggcgaATCCGTTCAGCCTGGCTCAGCTTAAAAGGGTCCGGCAGTGGGATGGACATCTTGGGTGTTGCACCCATTAAGACAAG GAGGCGTTGA